The Humulus lupulus chromosome 4, drHumLupu1.1, whole genome shotgun sequence genome has a window encoding:
- the LOC133829957 gene encoding uncharacterized protein At4g15545, which produces MMSQSSGSSNGGGGGGGGPDFHLSDEILSVIPTDPYDQLDLARKITSMAIASRVSKLETDVGRMKQKLYEKDRIIFDLEDKLSRIQLSQNDADSRLKAALDDNMKLSKERDSLAATTKKLSRDLAKLETFKRQLMQSLNDENSSPVQTVDIGTCDQSVPKAYPDNDEVTNGYNGVHSLSGSTDMRYSSDEASRNSGNRFSMTAYISPRLTPTGTPKIISTSGSPRGYSAVTSPHRTSGSTSPTKLPYDSRSSLSAWYPSSQQSSAANSPPRGRALPGRTPRIDGKEFFRQARSRLSYEQFSAFLANIKELNAQKQTREDTLRKAEEIFGTDNQDLYLLFQGLLNRNIQ; this is translated from the exons ATGATGTCGCAGAGCAGTGGAAGTAGTAACGGCGgaggcggtggtggtggtggaccCGATTTTCACCTATCGGACGAAATCTTATCTGTAATACCCACGGATCCGTATGACCAGCTGGATCTGGCTCGGAAGATTACCTCCATGGCCATAGCTTCGAGAGTATCGAAGCTCGAGACCGATGTGGGGAGGATGAAGCAGAAGCTTTACGAGAAGGACAGGATCATTTTTGACCTCGAGGATAAGCTTTCTCGTATCCAACTCTCCCAAAACGATGCCGATTCGCGTTTGAAGGCCGCCCTCGATGACAAT ATGAAACTCTCTAAGGAACGGGATTCATTGGCAGCGACTACGAAGAAACTAAGCCGTGATTTGGCAAAG TTGGAGACATTCAAGAGGCAGCTAATGCAGTCGCTAAATGATGAAAATTCATCT CCTGTTCAAACTGTTGATATTGGGACATGTGACCAATCAGTCCCTAAGGCATACCCTGATAATG ATGAAGTGACAAATGGCTACAATGGAGTACATTCCTTGAGTGGCTCTACTGATATGAGATACTCAAGTGATGAAG CATCAAGGAATTCTGGAAACAGGTTTTCCATGACTGCATATATCTCTCCACGGCTTACTCCAACTGGAACTCCAAAAATTATTTCCACAAGTGGGTCTCCTAGAGGATATTCTGCTGTTACCTCTCCACATCGAACCTCTGGCTCCACTTCTCCCACAAAACTGCCGTATGATTCACGGTCTTCTTTGTCTGCTTGGTATCCATCTAGCCAGCAGTCTTCAGCAGCAAACTCTCCTCCTCGTGGTCGTGCATTGCCAG GGCGCACTCCACGAATTGATGGCAAGGAGTTCTTTCGTCAAGCCAG gaGTCGGCTCTCATATGAGCAGTTCAGTGCATTTCTAGCTAATATCAAGGAGCTAAATGCTCAAAAGCAAACTAGAGAG GATACCTTAAGAAAAGCAGAGGAGATATTTGGCACAGATAACCAAGacctttatttattatttcaagGATTGCTTAACCGCAATATCCAGTAA